A region from the Streptomyces lydicus genome encodes:
- a CDS encoding isochorismatase family protein: MPATILDTTTALVLIDLQKGIAGLPGAPVPSTEVIERGARLAAAFRTRGLPVVLVNVTGGAPGRTQSARPAGSPPADWAELVPELDRQPGDILVTKQQWGAFHGTDLDLELRRRGVTQVVLAGIATSIGVESTARAAHEHGYHVTLATDAMTDLDADAHRNSLEKIFPRLGETDTTEAILGLLG; encoded by the coding sequence GTGCCCGCCACCATCCTCGACACCACGACCGCCCTGGTCCTGATCGACCTGCAGAAAGGCATCGCCGGCCTGCCCGGCGCGCCGGTGCCCTCCACCGAGGTCATCGAACGGGGCGCACGGCTGGCCGCCGCGTTCCGTACGCGCGGGCTGCCGGTCGTCCTGGTGAACGTCACGGGCGGCGCCCCCGGCCGTACGCAGAGCGCGCGGCCCGCCGGCAGCCCGCCCGCCGACTGGGCCGAGCTGGTCCCCGAGCTCGACCGGCAGCCCGGCGACATCCTCGTCACCAAGCAGCAGTGGGGCGCCTTCCACGGCACCGACCTGGATCTGGAGCTGCGCCGCCGCGGGGTGACCCAGGTCGTCCTCGCCGGCATCGCCACCAGCATCGGGGTGGAGTCCACCGCCCGTGCCGCGCACGAGCACGGCTACCACGTCACCCTCGCCACCGACGCGATGACCGACCTGGACGCCGACGCACACCGCAACAGCCTGGAGAAGATCTTCCCGCGGCTGGGCGAGACCGATACGACCGAGGCGATCCTCGGGCTCCTCGGCTGA
- a CDS encoding nitrilase-related carbon-nitrogen hydrolase, with protein sequence MADVVRAALVQATWTGDTESMIAKHEEYARAAAAQGAKVIGFQEVFNAPYFCQVQEPEHYRWAEPVPDGPTVRRMQDLARETGMVIVVPVFEVEQSGFYYNTAAVIDADGTVLGTYRKHHIPQVKGFWEKYYFKPGNAGWPVFDTAVGKIGVYICYDRHFPEGWRQLGLNGAQLVYNPSATSRGLSAYLWQLEQPAAAVANEYFIAAINRVGVEEYGDNDFYGTSYFVDPRGRFVGEVASDSKEELVVRDLDFALIDEVRQQWAFYRDRRPDAYDGLVQP encoded by the coding sequence ATGGCCGATGTTGTGCGTGCCGCACTGGTCCAGGCGACCTGGACCGGCGACACCGAATCGATGATCGCGAAGCATGAGGAGTACGCCAGAGCGGCGGCCGCGCAGGGCGCGAAAGTGATCGGCTTCCAGGAAGTCTTCAACGCTCCGTACTTCTGCCAGGTCCAGGAGCCTGAGCACTACCGCTGGGCCGAGCCGGTGCCCGACGGGCCGACCGTACGGCGGATGCAGGACCTCGCCCGGGAGACCGGCATGGTCATCGTCGTCCCGGTCTTCGAGGTCGAGCAGTCCGGCTTCTACTACAACACCGCGGCCGTCATCGACGCAGACGGTACGGTCCTGGGCACCTACCGCAAGCACCACATCCCGCAGGTCAAGGGCTTCTGGGAGAAGTACTACTTCAAGCCGGGCAACGCCGGCTGGCCGGTCTTCGACACCGCCGTCGGCAAGATCGGCGTCTACATCTGCTACGACCGCCACTTCCCCGAAGGCTGGCGGCAGTTGGGCCTCAACGGCGCCCAGCTCGTCTACAACCCGTCCGCCACCTCCCGCGGTCTGTCCGCCTACCTCTGGCAGCTGGAACAGCCCGCGGCGGCCGTCGCCAACGAGTACTTCATCGCGGCGATCAACCGGGTCGGCGTCGAGGAGTACGGCGACAACGACTTCTACGGCACCAGCTACTTCGTCGACCCGCGCGGTCGGTTCGTCGGCGAGGTCGCCAGCGACTCCAAGGAGGAACTGGTCGTCCGCGACCTCGACTTCGCCCTGATCGACGAGGTCCGCCAGCAGTGGGCGTTCTACCGCGACCGCCGCCCCGACGCGTACGACGGGCTGGTGCAGCCATGA
- a CDS encoding SdrD B-like domain-containing protein, with protein sequence MGATAGPAAASTADGTLTVQVLRDFFGTGVINAAMDVPQRGMKVEISDPAGHHAAGVTDATGKVVVSRSTVLSGGQYRVDVSIPAPYRDYLRAAPASTGDNHFDSFTSFVDVSDGKNASVVTGVWDPADYTLPDSRYFVPVHNGANGTDNRALVAFGTKTRGTCPTDVACPATLATQDQVGTTFGLAYDTYRTRLFQSAFARRYAPYGPQGGGAIYTVPVNGSGAPELFARVPDAAVTRHDTANMIKDPGFTDAPGKESIGGVALSEDGSTLYAVNLRTRSLVSFDARGATAAAPESTTAIPDPGCASPDDWRPFGLQVHNNTLYVGGVCSAESTQQRADLKAFVSTYDGKRFTTVLSHPLTDKRGTVFGSGDKATHWNPWNTGLDTWDDRKAGGVFIDPQPELASLAFARDGSMILGFRDRFMDAVSWGGLDPRPGNDTAENGMSGGDITMVCAGPSGEYQWEGTGSCPNHATPANNGGQAADVVEYFPGDFYANAHQETALGSVAYIPQQQWVVSTEFDPVVNVATSGTGYHDITTGQGPGNNPTANGFQFVSREQGGFGKAGGLGDIAYAAANAPIQIGNVVWFDGDHNGIQDPGHVLLPGATINLLDADGKQVATTRTNAAGEYYFGGVGAAYQLTPGAKYTVQFDVCTADTSKVPGRPPASELRFTLPRAGAHRAHDSNVTPPTAGQLCNGRTPVTAPAKPGGVDHTIDAGVYIPKATPSPTPTPTPTPTLPPGSTPTPTPSPTLPPGSTPSPSPTSSPSSPPTPTPTSSPSSPPTPSLPPTPGPSSPPAATPPSPAPPADNPAPSGGSRGSLAHTGTSGLPKMIALAGLLVGAGLVIAFMSRKRRVRKR encoded by the coding sequence GTGGGAGCGACGGCTGGACCGGCCGCCGCTTCGACCGCCGACGGCACGCTGACGGTTCAGGTGCTGCGCGACTTCTTCGGCACCGGCGTGATCAACGCCGCGATGGACGTACCGCAGCGGGGCATGAAGGTGGAGATCTCCGACCCCGCCGGGCACCATGCCGCCGGCGTCACGGATGCCACGGGAAAGGTCGTGGTGTCGCGGTCGACCGTGCTGAGCGGTGGCCAATACCGCGTCGACGTCAGCATCCCGGCACCGTACCGCGACTACCTGCGGGCGGCGCCCGCGTCGACGGGGGACAACCACTTCGACAGCTTCACGTCGTTCGTGGATGTGTCGGACGGAAAGAACGCCTCGGTGGTGACGGGGGTGTGGGATCCGGCCGACTACACGCTCCCGGACTCGCGGTACTTCGTGCCGGTCCACAACGGCGCCAACGGGACCGACAACCGGGCGTTGGTGGCGTTCGGGACGAAGACCCGGGGCACATGTCCCACCGATGTGGCGTGCCCGGCCACGCTGGCCACGCAGGACCAGGTGGGCACCACGTTCGGGTTGGCGTACGACACGTACCGGACCCGGCTGTTCCAGAGCGCGTTCGCCCGCCGGTACGCCCCGTACGGGCCGCAGGGCGGGGGCGCGATCTACACGGTGCCGGTCAACGGCTCGGGTGCGCCGGAGCTGTTCGCGCGGGTGCCGGACGCCGCGGTGACGCGGCACGACACCGCCAACATGATCAAGGATCCCGGGTTCACCGACGCGCCGGGCAAGGAGAGCATCGGTGGCGTGGCCCTGTCGGAGGACGGCTCCACGCTGTACGCGGTGAACCTGCGGACCCGCAGCCTGGTGAGCTTCGACGCGAGGGGGGCCACCGCCGCGGCGCCCGAGTCGACGACCGCGATCCCGGACCCGGGGTGCGCGAGCCCCGACGACTGGCGGCCGTTCGGTCTCCAGGTCCACAACAACACGCTGTACGTCGGCGGCGTGTGCAGCGCGGAGAGCACGCAGCAGCGCGCGGACCTGAAAGCCTTCGTCTCCACCTACGACGGCAAGCGGTTCACCACGGTGCTGAGCCACCCGCTCACGGACAAACGCGGCACCGTCTTCGGTTCCGGCGACAAGGCCACCCACTGGAACCCGTGGAACACCGGCCTGGACACCTGGGACGACCGGAAGGCGGGCGGCGTCTTCATCGATCCGCAGCCTGAGCTGGCCTCCCTCGCCTTCGCCCGGGACGGCTCGATGATCCTGGGTTTCCGCGACCGGTTCATGGACGCGGTCAGCTGGGGAGGGCTGGACCCCCGCCCGGGGAACGACACGGCGGAAAACGGCATGTCCGGTGGTGACATCACCATGGTCTGCGCCGGTCCCTCCGGTGAATACCAGTGGGAAGGCACCGGGAGCTGCCCCAACCACGCCACCCCCGCCAACAATGGCGGCCAGGCCGCCGATGTCGTCGAATACTTCCCGGGCGACTTCTACGCCAACGCGCACCAGGAGACCGCGCTGGGGTCGGTGGCCTATATCCCGCAGCAGCAGTGGGTCGTCAGCACGGAGTTCGACCCGGTCGTCAACGTCGCGACCTCAGGGACCGGGTACCACGACATCACGACCGGCCAGGGCCCGGGCAACAACCCGACCGCCAACGGGTTCCAGTTCGTCAGCCGGGAACAAGGCGGGTTCGGCAAGGCCGGCGGGCTCGGTGACATCGCGTACGCGGCGGCGAACGCGCCGATCCAGATCGGCAATGTCGTGTGGTTCGACGGCGACCACAACGGGATCCAGGACCCGGGGCACGTGCTGCTGCCGGGGGCGACGATCAACCTGCTGGACGCGGACGGCAAACAGGTCGCCACGACCAGGACCAATGCCGCCGGTGAGTACTACTTCGGTGGTGTCGGCGCCGCGTACCAGCTCACACCGGGCGCGAAATACACGGTGCAGTTCGACGTGTGCACCGCGGACACCAGCAAGGTGCCCGGTCGGCCCCCGGCGAGCGAGCTGCGGTTCACGCTCCCGCGAGCCGGTGCCCACCGTGCGCACGACTCCAATGTGACCCCGCCGACCGCCGGGCAGCTGTGCAACGGCCGTACGCCTGTCACCGCGCCGGCCAAGCCGGGCGGGGTCGATCACACGATCGACGCCGGGGTGTACATCCCCAAGGCAACGCCGAGCCCGACGCCGACGCCCACCCCGACCCCGACGCTGCCCCCGGGCTCTACCCCGACGCCGACCCCGAGCCCGACGCTGCCCCCGGGCTCTACCCCGAGCCCGAGCCCGACGTCGTCTCCGAGTTCACCCCCGACCCCGACCCCGACGTCGTCTCCGAGCTCTCCCCCGACGCCGAGCCTGCCCCCGACGCCGGGCCCGAGCTCACCACCGGCCGCTACGCCGCCGTCACCCGCGCCGCCTGCCGACAACCCGGCCCCGTCCGGTGGGAGCAGGGGTTCGTTGGCACACACCGGTACGTCCGGGCTGCCCAAGATGATCGCCCTCGCCGGTCTGCTGGTGGGTGCGGGCCTGGTCATCGCGTTCATGAGCCGGAAGCGCCGCGTCCGGAAGCGCTGA
- a CDS encoding right-handed parallel beta-helix repeat-containing protein translates to MPRSALRVLAAVLGTLALVVGCGGGDGGSSRGRRPAGAQVTIRVPADAPTISDAVSLARPGDLVLVAPGVYHESVKIGTARLTLRGASRDKVVIDGRLQQPNGVVVAAPGVAVQNLTVQNNTQNGVLVTGSAKAADGLPGRSGGYDTGDEPVTFLKSFLVSYVTATRNGLYGIYAFSAQNGVIEHSYASGGADSGIYVGQCKPCRIVVRDNIAELNAVGYEGTNAGGDMYVVGNRLVGNRVGLTTDSDHQEKLLPQQGAVIAGNLIAANQQRATPVQADGGWGTGIGIDGGSDNRFVRNRIAGNSNAGLVITATADLPPVGNQIVDNTFTGNGIDIGWTFPTATRGRGNCLRGNALRTTVPARLATTASCPLPAKSPSPAGRWARPTAPGGIPFTEVAVPVPQPQFPRATTTGPTTVPAAPALPKTAGIPLPSASLLAANARVQTS, encoded by the coding sequence ATGCCTCGATCAGCTCTTCGCGTGTTGGCGGCGGTACTGGGCACGCTGGCACTTGTGGTCGGCTGCGGCGGCGGTGATGGCGGATCAAGCAGAGGCCGGCGACCGGCCGGTGCGCAGGTGACGATCCGTGTGCCTGCCGATGCGCCGACGATCTCGGACGCGGTGTCGTTGGCCCGGCCCGGTGACCTGGTGCTGGTCGCTCCGGGCGTGTACCACGAGTCGGTGAAGATCGGCACGGCTCGCCTCACTCTCCGCGGCGCGTCCCGGGACAAGGTCGTCATCGACGGGCGGTTGCAGCAGCCGAACGGTGTCGTCGTCGCGGCGCCCGGGGTGGCCGTGCAGAACCTGACCGTGCAGAACAACACGCAGAACGGGGTCCTGGTCACCGGTTCGGCGAAAGCGGCCGACGGGCTACCGGGGCGAAGCGGCGGCTACGACACCGGCGATGAGCCCGTCACCTTCCTGAAGTCGTTCCTGGTCTCGTATGTGACCGCGACCCGCAACGGGCTGTACGGCATCTACGCGTTCTCCGCGCAGAACGGTGTCATCGAGCACTCGTACGCGTCAGGAGGGGCCGACTCGGGGATCTACGTCGGACAGTGCAAGCCCTGCCGCATCGTGGTGCGGGACAACATCGCCGAACTCAACGCGGTCGGTTACGAAGGCACCAACGCCGGCGGAGACATGTACGTGGTCGGCAACCGCCTGGTCGGCAACCGGGTCGGCCTGACCACCGACTCCGACCACCAGGAGAAGCTGCTCCCGCAGCAGGGCGCCGTCATCGCGGGCAATCTGATCGCCGCCAACCAGCAGCGGGCCACCCCGGTGCAGGCCGACGGCGGGTGGGGCACCGGCATCGGCATCGACGGGGGCAGCGACAACCGGTTCGTCCGCAACCGCATCGCCGGCAACAGCAACGCCGGACTCGTGATCACCGCAACCGCCGACCTGCCTCCGGTGGGCAACCAGATCGTGGACAACACGTTCACCGGCAACGGCATCGACATCGGCTGGACGTTCCCCACCGCCACCCGGGGACGGGGCAACTGCCTGCGCGGCAACGCTCTGCGCACCACCGTGCCCGCCCGGCTCGCGACCACCGCGTCCTGCCCGCTTCCGGCCAAGTCGCCCTCGCCGGCCGGCAGGTGGGCGAGGCCGACGGCGCCCGGCGGCATCCCGTTCACCGAGGTCGCGGTGCCGGTTCCGCAGCCGCAGTTCCCCCGTGCCACCACTACGGGCCCCACCACTGTCCCGGCCGCTCCGGCCCTTCCGAAGACGGCGGGCATCCCACTGCCGTCAGCGTCCCTGCTCGCCGCGAACGCGCGGGTGCAGACGTCCTGA
- a CDS encoding Dyp-type peroxidase, whose protein sequence is MHRADHHPSRRAFLDVTGAMVAAGLTSGCTADSARPGRPAPTAAATPTPVAATGRHQAGITLPQPAQPHLLAVVADLGATVHAGPLLAELGQAIRTLTAGTDPRLLGLPPGDLTVTVGVGPRLVRTAGASLPGAADLPRFSRERIAPRARGGDLLLQICASDALLLPVVGAALLDQAGDRIHERWRQSARRGTNVPLGNGLTAPRNPLGFIDGIVGPHTTAEQQRDLWLAGPPAVAGGTLAVLRRMELDLPRFAALSVDQQEAVFGRRRASGVPLSGGSVASGPDLGAKTPDGRYLVPADAHVRRANPAVVGAGLMLRRSYSTDEPAPGLLFLSFQNDLRAFTATLTHMDTSDALLQFTTTTAGATFLILPGFDRQHPLGSRLFG, encoded by the coding sequence ATGCACCGAGCCGATCACCATCCGTCGCGCCGTGCGTTCCTCGATGTCACCGGAGCCATGGTGGCCGCCGGTCTGACCAGCGGGTGCACAGCGGACTCCGCCCGGCCAGGCCGGCCCGCCCCTACCGCGGCGGCCACGCCGACGCCGGTGGCGGCAACGGGGCGGCATCAGGCAGGCATCACGCTTCCCCAGCCGGCCCAGCCCCACCTGCTGGCCGTGGTGGCCGACCTCGGCGCCACCGTGCACGCCGGCCCGTTACTGGCCGAACTCGGCCAGGCCATCCGCACACTCACCGCGGGGACCGACCCGCGGCTGCTGGGCCTGCCGCCGGGCGACCTCACCGTGACCGTCGGCGTGGGCCCCCGGCTGGTACGCACGGCCGGTGCCTCGCTGCCCGGCGCGGCCGACCTCCCGCGATTCTCCCGGGAGCGGATCGCCCCACGGGCACGCGGCGGAGACCTCCTCCTACAGATCTGCGCCAGCGACGCGCTGCTCCTCCCGGTCGTGGGCGCTGCGCTCCTGGACCAGGCCGGTGACCGCATCCACGAACGCTGGCGGCAGTCCGCACGCCGCGGTACGAACGTGCCCCTCGGCAACGGCCTCACCGCGCCACGAAACCCTCTCGGCTTCATCGACGGCATCGTGGGCCCGCACACGACCGCCGAACAGCAACGCGACCTGTGGCTGGCCGGTCCCCCCGCGGTTGCCGGCGGCACCCTTGCCGTACTGCGGCGCATGGAACTCGACCTGCCGCGGTTCGCCGCCCTGTCCGTGGACCAGCAGGAGGCGGTCTTCGGACGGCGCCGGGCCAGCGGCGTGCCCCTCTCCGGGGGCTCCGTCGCCTCAGGCCCTGACCTCGGCGCCAAGACACCGGACGGACGCTACCTCGTCCCCGCGGATGCTCACGTGCGCAGGGCGAACCCCGCCGTCGTCGGCGCCGGCCTCATGCTCCGCCGCTCTTACAGCACCGACGAGCCCGCCCCCGGCCTGCTCTTCCTCAGCTTCCAGAACGACCTGCGGGCCTTCACGGCCACCCTCACTCACATGGACACCTCCGACGCGCTGCTGCAATTCACCACCACAACCGCCGGTGCGACCTTCCTGATCCTCCCCGGCTTCGACCGGCAACACCCTCTCGGCTCCCGGCTGTTCGGTTGA
- a CDS encoding MFS transporter: MKAGTNAGTNAGMNAGTDAGTDAGAPRDTGGPGLPAAPAGPGAVTGSGAVTGADRPFGARLMAPLLLGSLLNPINSTMIATALVAIGRDFHVGAADTAWLISAMYLASAVGQPSMGRLADRVGPRRVFVAGALTVCAAGVIGALAPTFALLIVSRVVLGIGTAAAYPAAMAVLRAESRRTGLPTPRRVLGRLSLAALSSAAVGPTLGGLLAATAGWRAVFAVNVPLALLALLGALAWLPADRKDARPGRAGAGSGSLDPLGIALFAAALTCAMVFLLRPADPPWPLLAPAGLLAGVLVWWQLRHPEPFLDLRMLARHGALVRSYLRQGLAYLVIYCVLYGFSQWLEQVYGATSFQAGLILLPMSLAAAVCSLVVARTKGIRAPLTLAAVCLGLGSAALLLLQGTGPLVALLCAGALFGIPQGLSSTGNQAAVYAQAPADGVGAAAGLMRTAQYLGAITASGLIGLLYGQRASDSGLHEIALIGIALGLLLLVLTLADRGLRPGATGNGV, encoded by the coding sequence ATGAAGGCCGGGACGAACGCCGGGACGAACGCCGGGATGAACGCCGGAACGGACGCCGGAACGGACGCCGGAGCCCCGCGGGACACGGGCGGGCCCGGCCTCCCCGCCGCCCCGGCCGGCCCCGGCGCAGTCACCGGCTCCGGCGCGGTCACCGGCGCCGATCGCCCCTTCGGCGCCCGGCTGATGGCACCGCTCCTGCTCGGGTCGCTGCTGAACCCCATCAACTCGACGATGATCGCCACCGCCCTGGTGGCCATCGGCCGGGACTTCCATGTCGGTGCCGCCGACACCGCCTGGCTCATCTCCGCGATGTACCTCGCCAGCGCGGTGGGCCAGCCGTCGATGGGACGGCTGGCCGACCGCGTCGGGCCCCGCCGGGTGTTCGTCGCCGGCGCGCTGACCGTCTGTGCCGCGGGCGTCATCGGGGCGCTCGCGCCCACCTTCGCGCTGCTGATCGTCTCCCGGGTCGTGCTCGGGATCGGCACCGCGGCGGCCTACCCCGCCGCGATGGCGGTGCTGCGCGCCGAGTCCCGGCGGACCGGGCTGCCCACACCCCGTCGTGTGCTCGGCCGGCTCTCGCTCGCCGCGCTGAGCAGCGCCGCCGTCGGCCCCACGCTCGGCGGGCTGCTCGCCGCGACCGCGGGCTGGCGCGCGGTGTTCGCGGTCAACGTCCCGCTCGCGCTGCTCGCCCTGCTCGGCGCGCTCGCCTGGCTCCCCGCGGACCGGAAGGACGCCCGGCCGGGGCGCGCCGGGGCCGGCTCCGGTTCCCTCGACCCGCTGGGCATCGCGCTGTTCGCCGCGGCGCTCACCTGCGCCATGGTCTTCCTGCTGCGGCCGGCGGACCCGCCGTGGCCGCTCCTGGCGCCGGCCGGGCTGCTCGCGGGCGTCCTGGTGTGGTGGCAGCTGCGCCATCCGGAGCCGTTCCTCGATCTGCGGATGCTCGCCCGGCACGGCGCCCTGGTGCGCTCCTATCTCCGCCAGGGGCTGGCCTATCTCGTCATCTACTGCGTGCTGTACGGCTTCAGCCAGTGGCTGGAGCAGGTGTACGGCGCCACCTCCTTCCAGGCCGGGCTGATCCTGCTGCCGATGTCCCTGGCGGCCGCGGTCTGCTCGCTCGTGGTCGCCCGGACGAAGGGCATCCGTGCCCCGCTGACCCTCGCCGCGGTCTGTCTCGGCCTGGGCAGCGCGGCCCTCCTCCTGCTGCAGGGCACCGGCCCGCTGGTCGCGCTGCTCTGCGCCGGGGCGCTCTTCGGCATCCCGCAGGGCCTGTCGTCCACCGGCAATCAGGCCGCCGTCTACGCCCAGGCCCCGGCCGACGGGGTGGGCGCGGCCGCCGGGCTCATGCGCACCGCCCAGTACCTCGGCGCGATCACCGCGTCCGGCCTGATCGGGCTGCTCTACGGGCAGCGCGCCTCGGACTCCGGGCTGCACGAGATCGCACTGATCGGTATCGCACTCGGCCTGCTGCTGCTCGTCCTGACCCTCGCCGACCGCGGCCTGCGGCCGGGGGCCACGGGGAACGGCGTCTGA
- a CDS encoding MarR family winged helix-turn-helix transcriptional regulator — MPEKDQERLATELGATVSLLMRHLRAASPQGELTPTQRAVIGRIDTDGEATIAALARAELVRPQSMRLTVGALEERGVLARSPHPTDGRQVVFSLTEEGRRMLAVVRQAKQNWLAEAIADRLSPEEQQTLESATALIRRLMPE, encoded by the coding sequence ATGCCGGAAAAGGACCAGGAACGCCTGGCGACGGAGCTGGGCGCCACCGTCTCCCTGCTCATGCGACATCTGCGCGCCGCCTCGCCGCAGGGGGAGCTCACCCCTACCCAGCGCGCGGTGATCGGCCGGATCGACACCGACGGCGAGGCCACCATCGCCGCCCTGGCCCGCGCCGAGCTGGTCCGCCCGCAGTCGATGCGGCTGACCGTCGGGGCGCTGGAGGAGCGCGGCGTCCTCGCCCGCAGCCCGCATCCGACGGACGGGCGGCAGGTGGTCTTCTCGCTCACCGAGGAAGGCCGCCGGATGCTCGCCGTCGTACGGCAGGCCAAGCAGAACTGGCTGGCCGAGGCCATCGCCGACCGGCTGTCCCCGGAGGAGCAGCAGACGCTGGAGTCGGCCACCGCGCTGATACGGCGGTTGATGCCGGAATGA
- a CDS encoding aspartate aminotransferase family protein has product MSHDPADLHARHQAVLPSWLSLYYERPLELTHGEGRHVWDAEGNRYLDFFGGILTTMTAHALPEVTKAVSEQAGRIIHTSTLYLSRPMVELAERIAALSGIPDARVFFTTSGTEANDAALLLATTHRRSNQILAMRNSYHGRSFSTVGITGNQSWSPTSLSPLQTLYVHGGVRSRGPYAGLSDAAYIAACVADLEDMLQQTAGGVAALIAEPVQGVGGFTMPPDGLYAAFREVLARHGILWISDEVQTGWGRTGDHFWGWQAHDSNGPPDLLTFAKGIGNGMSVGGVVARAEVMNSLSANSISTFGGSPVTMAAGLANLNYLLEHDLQGNARRVGGLLIERLRAVSAGVGLVREVRGRGLMIGIELVRPGTEERSPEAASLVVEAARERGLLVGKGGQGGASLRIAPPMTLTVAEAEEGAELLADALRSVQGMTAAS; this is encoded by the coding sequence ATGAGCCACGACCCCGCGGACCTGCACGCCCGCCACCAGGCCGTTCTGCCCTCCTGGCTCAGCCTCTACTACGAGCGGCCCCTCGAACTCACCCACGGCGAGGGGCGCCACGTCTGGGACGCCGAGGGCAACCGCTACCTCGACTTCTTCGGCGGCATCCTCACCACCATGACGGCCCATGCGCTGCCCGAGGTGACCAAGGCCGTCAGCGAGCAGGCCGGCCGCATCATCCACACCTCCACGCTCTACCTCTCCCGCCCCATGGTCGAGCTGGCGGAGCGGATCGCGGCGCTCTCCGGCATCCCCGACGCCCGGGTCTTCTTCACCACCTCCGGCACGGAGGCCAACGACGCGGCCCTGCTGCTGGCCACCACGCACCGCCGCTCCAACCAGATCCTGGCGATGCGCAACAGCTACCACGGCCGGTCGTTCTCCACCGTCGGCATCACCGGCAACCAGAGCTGGTCCCCGACCAGCCTCTCGCCGCTGCAGACGCTCTACGTCCACGGCGGGGTGCGCAGCCGCGGTCCGTACGCCGGGCTGAGCGACGCCGCGTACATCGCGGCCTGCGTCGCCGACCTGGAGGACATGCTCCAGCAGACCGCGGGCGGTGTCGCCGCGCTGATCGCCGAACCGGTCCAGGGCGTCGGCGGGTTCACCATGCCGCCGGACGGCCTCTACGCCGCGTTCCGCGAGGTGCTGGCCCGGCACGGCATCCTCTGGATCAGCGATGAGGTGCAGACCGGCTGGGGCCGCACCGGCGACCACTTCTGGGGCTGGCAGGCGCACGACAGCAACGGCCCGCCCGACCTGCTCACCTTCGCCAAGGGCATCGGCAACGGCATGTCCGTCGGCGGGGTGGTCGCCCGCGCCGAGGTGATGAACTCGCTCTCCGCCAACTCCATCTCCACCTTCGGCGGCAGCCCCGTCACCATGGCCGCCGGCCTGGCCAACCTCAACTACCTCCTCGAACACGACCTCCAGGGCAACGCGCGGCGGGTCGGCGGCCTGCTCATCGAGCGGCTGCGGGCGGTCTCGGCCGGCGTCGGTCTCGTACGGGAGGTGCGCGGCCGCGGCCTGATGATCGGCATCGAACTGGTCCGGCCCGGCACCGAAGAGCGCTCGCCCGAGGCCGCCTCGCTGGTCGTGGAGGCCGCCAGGGAACGCGGTCTGCTGGTCGGCAAGGGCGGCCAGGGCGGTGCCTCGCTGCGGATCGCACCCCCGATGACGCTGACGGTCGCCGAGGCGGAAGAGGGCGCGGAACTGCTCGCGGACGCGCTGCGGTCGGTGCAGGGGATGACGGCTGCATCGTGA